The Fragaria vesca subsp. vesca linkage group LG2, FraVesHawaii_1.0, whole genome shotgun sequence genome includes a window with the following:
- the LOC101314527 gene encoding APO protein 2, chloroplastic-like, protein MVDAIRGLALSSSSSSQPSPLKTSLLHSSTKSLQYISEITPSPSTWFQTFSHGNIAFLWSGEQMDFPSKLGTLQISSKSEFLNPRLFTSLLNPLSSQKSILKLSLKPRRVSQLVVRSENHPPQNSDFPKYYSKREKKPFPVPIVDLRRAARERLKQSKGKPKKPVPPPKNGLLVKSFIPVAYDVYNARVTLINNLKKLLKVVPVHACRFCNEIHVGPVGHPFKSCKGPDSGSRKGVHDWLMNATVDDIFLPVEAFHLFDRLGKRIPHEERFAIPRIPAVVELCIQAGVEIPEYPTKRRRKPIIRIAKSEFVDADESELPEPEGPRGTVLAELDDSEIVAPCNEEERILLAEETLQAWEQMRKGAKRLMKMYLVRVCGYCPEIHVGPSGHKAQNCGAFKHQQRNGQHGWQAAVLNDLIPPRYVWHVPDVNGPPLQRELRSFYGQAPAVVEMCVQAGAAVPDEYRPTMRLDVGIPSNVREAEMVV, encoded by the exons ATGGTGGACGCGATACGGGGCCTTGCTCTATCTTCTTCTTCTTCTTCACAGCCCTCTCCACTCAAAACCTCTCTGTTACACTCCTCCACAAAATCCCTACAGTATATTAGTGAGATAACTCCCTCTCCTTCTACTTGGTTTCAAACCTTCTCGCATGGCAATATAGCTTTTCTCTGGTCTGGTGAACAAATGGACTTCCCTTCCAAACTTGGCACCCTCCAGATTTCATCCAAATCAGAATTTCTCAATCCCCGCCTCTTCACTTCCCTTTTGAATCCATTGTCTTCGCAGAAGAGCATACTCAAGCTTTCGTTGAAGCCCAGAAGAGTCTCCCAATTGGTGGTGAGGAGTGAGAATCATCCTCCTCAAAACTCGGACTTTCCTAAGTACTATTCCAAAAGAGAGAAGAAGCCCTTCCCGGTGCCCATAGTAGATTTGAGGCGTGCGGCGAGGGAGAGGCTTAAGCAGAGTAAAGGCAAGCCCAAAAAGCCTGTCCCACCTCCCAAGAACGGCTTGCTTGTCAAGTCGTTTATACCAGTTGCTTATGATGTGTACAATGCCAGAGTCACACTGATCAACAACCTCAAGAAGCTTCTAAAAGTGGTGCCTGTACATGCCTGCAG GTTTTGTAATGAGATTCATGTTGGACCGGTTGGGCATCCGTTCAAGTCTTGTAAGGGGCCGGATAGTGGTAGCCGGAAGGGCGTTCATGATTGGTTAATGAATGCAACTGTGGATGATATTTTCTTGCCTGTTGAGGCTTTCCACTTGTTTGATCGGCTTGGAAAGCGAATTCCTCATGAGGAGAGATTTGCGATTCCGAGGATTCCAGCAGTAGTTGAGCTTTGCATTCAGGCTGGGGTTGAAATCCCTGAGTATCCTACTAAGAGGAGGAGAAAGCCAATCATCCGCATTGCGAAAAGTGAGTTTGTTGATGCTGATGAGAGTGAGCTACCAGAGCCTGAAGGTCCCAGGGGAACGGTGTTAGCTGAGTTAGATGATTCGGAGATTGTGGCGCCATGTAATGAAGAGGAGAGGATCTTGCTTGCTGAGGAAACTCTGCAGGCATGGGAACAGATGAGGAAAGGAGCCAAGAGGCTAATGAAGATGTATTTGGTGAGGGTTTGTGGGTATTGCCCTGAGATTCATGTAGGTCCAAGTGGGCACAAAGCTCAGAACTGTGGTGCTTTCAAGCATCAACAGCGAAATGGGCAGCATGGATGGCAGGCCGCAGTGCTCAATGACTTGATACCACCAAGATATGTGTGGCATGTGCCGGATGTGAATGGACCACCATTGCAACGTGAGCTCAGGAGCTTCTACGGACAAGCCCCAGCGGTGGTTGAAATGTGTGTTCAGGCAGGCGCTGCTGTGCCCGATGAATACAGACCAACTATGCGGTTGGATGTGGGGATTCCCTCAAATGTTAGAGAAGCTGAAATGGTGGTTTGA